The following coding sequences are from one Saccopteryx bilineata isolate mSacBil1 chromosome 3, mSacBil1_pri_phased_curated, whole genome shotgun sequence window:
- the KLC3 gene encoding kinesin light chain 3 isoform X6, with protein sequence MSVQVAAPGSMGLGPEHLSPEELVRQTRQVVQGLEALRAEHRGLAGHLAEALAGPGLVAGTELLEEKQQVVSHSLEAIELGLGEAQVLLALSAHVGALEAEKQRLRAQARRLAQENAWLREELEETQRRLRTSEEAVAQLEEEKGHLEFLGQLRQYDPPAESQQPESPPRRDSLASLFPSEEEERKGPEVAGAAAAQQGGYEIPARLRTLHNLVIQYAGQGRYEVAVPLCRQALEDLERSSGHCHPDVATMLNILALVYRDQNKYKEATDLLHDALQIREQTMGPEHPAVAATLNNLAVLYGKRGRYQEAEPLCQRALEIREKVLGADHPDVAKQLNNLALLCQNQGKFEEMEQHYARALSIYEALGGPHDPNVAKTKNNLALAYLKQNKYQQAEELYKEILSRERLPAPLGSPNTDAAGDAGQVRRRSSSLSAKLRESIRRGSEKLVSRFRSEGVTAAAGMKRTVSLNTLYMDGARAAGTQLPSRHLSQASRTLSTSTQDLGPR encoded by the exons ATGTCCGTGCAGGTGGCCGCCCCCGGCAGCATGGGGCTAGGCCCAGAACACTTGAGCCCTGAGGAGCTGGTGCGGCAGACACGACAAGTGGTTCAGGGGCTGGAGGCCCTCCGTGCGGAGCACCGTGGTCTGGCAGGGCACctggcagaggccctggcaggaCCGGGCCTGGTGGCTGGCACAGAACTGCTGGAAGAAAAGCAGCAGGTGGTGAGCCACTCGCTGGAAGCCATCGAGCTAGGGCTGGGCGAGGCCCAG GTGCTGTTGGCCCTGTCTGCGCATGTGGGTGCACTGGAGGCTGAGAAGCAGCGGCTGCGAGCGCAGGCCCGGCGGCTGGCCCAGGAGAAtgcatggctgcgggaggagctggaggagacACAGCGGAGGCTGCGCACCAGTGAGGAGGCCGTGGCCcagctggaggaggagaagggccaCCTGGAGTTCCTGGGGCAGCTGCGGCAGTATGACCCACCTGCGGAGAGCCAG CAGCCTGAGTCCCCACCTCGTCGAGACAGCCTGGCCTCCCTGTTCCCcagtgaggaggaggaaaggaaag GCCCTGAGGTGGCAGGGGCCGCAGCCGCTCAACAGGGTGGCTATGAGATCCCGGCCCGCCTTCGGACCCTGCACAACCTCGTGATCCAGTATGCAGGGCAGGGCCGCTATGAGGTTGCCGTGCCACTGTGCCGTCAGGCCTTAGAGGACCTGGAGCGGAGTTCAGGCCACTGCCACCCCGATGTGGCCACCATGCTCAACATCCTGGCACTGGTATACCG GGACCAGAACAAGTACAAAGAAGCTACAGACCTTCTCCATGACGCCCTGCAGATCCGGGAACAGACAATGGGCCCTGAGCACCCTGCA GTGGCTGCCACCCTCAACAACCTGGCTGTCCTCTATGGAAAGCGTGGGCGGTACCAGGAGGCAGAGCCCTTATGCCAGCGTGCTCTGGAGATCCGTGAGAAG GTCCTGGGTGCCGACCACCCAGATGTGGCCAAGCAGCTCAACAACCTGGCCCTGCTCTGCCAGAACCAGGGCAAGTTTGAGGAGATGGAGCAGCACTATGCCCGAGCCCTGAGCATTTACGAAGCCCTGGGTGGGCCTCATGACCCAAATGTGGCCAAGACCAAGAACAACCTG GCCTTAGCCTACCTGAAACAGAACAAGTACCAGCAAGCAGAAGAGCTGTACAAAGAAATCCTCAGCAGGGAGCGCCTGCCCGCCCCTCTTG GGTCCCCCAACACAGACGCAGCTGGTGATGCAGGACAG GTCCGGCGACGGAGCAGCTCTTTGTCCGCCAAGTTGCGTGAGTCTATCCGGCGTGGAAGTGAGAAGCTGGTGTCCCGTTTCAGAAGCGAGGGGGTCACAGCAGCAGCTGG GATGAAGAGAACTGTGTCCCTCAACACGCTGTACATGGATGGTGCAAGGGCCGCTGGGACCCAG CTCCCTAGCCGGCACCTGAGTCAAGCCTCTCGGACCCTCAGCACCAGCACCCAGGACCTGGGCCCCCGTTGA
- the KLC3 gene encoding kinesin light chain 3 isoform X3: MSVQVAAPGSMGLGPEHLSPEELVRQTRQVVQGLEALRAEHRGLAGHLAEALAGPGLVAGTELLEEKQQVVSHSLEAIELGLGEAQVLLALSAHVGALEAEKQRLRAQARRLAQENAWLREELEETQRRLRTSEEAVAQLEEEKGHLEFLGQLRQYDPPAESQQPESPPRRDSLASLFPSEEEERKGPEVAGAAAAQQGGYEIPARLRTLHNLVIQYAGQGRYEVAVPLCRQALEDLERSSGHCHPDVATMLNILALVYRDQNKYKEATDLLHDALQIREQTMGPEHPAVAATLNNLAVLYGKRGRYQEAEPLCQRALEIREKVLGADHPDVAKQLNNLALLCQNQGKFEEMEQHYARALSIYEALGGPHDPNVAKTKNNLALAYLKQNKYQQAEELYKEILSRERLPAPLGSPNTDAAGDAGQVRRRSSSLSAKLRESIRRGSEKLVSRFRSEGVTAAAGMKRTVSLNTLYMDGARAAGTQVRGRQGTQAKDGRGAMLTGPEARGGRGQAGIRNQGSVGWKGPKDTRMGFTWGWR; this comes from the exons ATGTCCGTGCAGGTGGCCGCCCCCGGCAGCATGGGGCTAGGCCCAGAACACTTGAGCCCTGAGGAGCTGGTGCGGCAGACACGACAAGTGGTTCAGGGGCTGGAGGCCCTCCGTGCGGAGCACCGTGGTCTGGCAGGGCACctggcagaggccctggcaggaCCGGGCCTGGTGGCTGGCACAGAACTGCTGGAAGAAAAGCAGCAGGTGGTGAGCCACTCGCTGGAAGCCATCGAGCTAGGGCTGGGCGAGGCCCAG GTGCTGTTGGCCCTGTCTGCGCATGTGGGTGCACTGGAGGCTGAGAAGCAGCGGCTGCGAGCGCAGGCCCGGCGGCTGGCCCAGGAGAAtgcatggctgcgggaggagctggaggagacACAGCGGAGGCTGCGCACCAGTGAGGAGGCCGTGGCCcagctggaggaggagaagggccaCCTGGAGTTCCTGGGGCAGCTGCGGCAGTATGACCCACCTGCGGAGAGCCAG CAGCCTGAGTCCCCACCTCGTCGAGACAGCCTGGCCTCCCTGTTCCCcagtgaggaggaggaaaggaaag GCCCTGAGGTGGCAGGGGCCGCAGCCGCTCAACAGGGTGGCTATGAGATCCCGGCCCGCCTTCGGACCCTGCACAACCTCGTGATCCAGTATGCAGGGCAGGGCCGCTATGAGGTTGCCGTGCCACTGTGCCGTCAGGCCTTAGAGGACCTGGAGCGGAGTTCAGGCCACTGCCACCCCGATGTGGCCACCATGCTCAACATCCTGGCACTGGTATACCG GGACCAGAACAAGTACAAAGAAGCTACAGACCTTCTCCATGACGCCCTGCAGATCCGGGAACAGACAATGGGCCCTGAGCACCCTGCA GTGGCTGCCACCCTCAACAACCTGGCTGTCCTCTATGGAAAGCGTGGGCGGTACCAGGAGGCAGAGCCCTTATGCCAGCGTGCTCTGGAGATCCGTGAGAAG GTCCTGGGTGCCGACCACCCAGATGTGGCCAAGCAGCTCAACAACCTGGCCCTGCTCTGCCAGAACCAGGGCAAGTTTGAGGAGATGGAGCAGCACTATGCCCGAGCCCTGAGCATTTACGAAGCCCTGGGTGGGCCTCATGACCCAAATGTGGCCAAGACCAAGAACAACCTG GCCTTAGCCTACCTGAAACAGAACAAGTACCAGCAAGCAGAAGAGCTGTACAAAGAAATCCTCAGCAGGGAGCGCCTGCCCGCCCCTCTTG GGTCCCCCAACACAGACGCAGCTGGTGATGCAGGACAG GTCCGGCGACGGAGCAGCTCTTTGTCCGCCAAGTTGCGTGAGTCTATCCGGCGTGGAAGTGAGAAGCTGGTGTCCCGTTTCAGAAGCGAGGGGGTCACAGCAGCAGCTGG GATGAAGAGAACTGTGTCCCTCAACACGCTGTACATGGATGGTGCAAGGGCCGCTGGGACCCAGGTGAGGGGGAGACAGGGCACGCAGGCCAAGGATGGAAGGGGGGCCATGCTGACAGGCCCAGAggcgaggggagggagaggacaagCTGGCATCAGGAACCAGGGGTCAGTAGGATGGAAGGGACCCAAGGACACACGGATGGGTTTTACTTGGGGGTGGAGGTAG
- the KLC3 gene encoding kinesin light chain 3 isoform X1 → MSVQVAAPGSMGLGPEHLSPEELVRQTRQVVQGLEALRAEHRGLAGHLAEALAGPGLVAGTELLEEKQQVVSHSLEAIELGLGEAQVLLALSAHVGALEAEKQRLRAQARRLAQENAWLREELEETQRRLRTSEEAVAQLEEEKGHLEFLGQLRQYDPPAESQQPESPPRRDSLASLFPSEEEERKGPEVAGAAAAQQGGYEIPARLRTLHNLVIQYAGQGRYEVAVPLCRQALEDLERSSGHCHPDVATMLNILALVYRDQNKYKEATDLLHDALQIREQTMGPEHPAVAATLNNLAVLYGKRGRYQEAEPLCQRALEIREKVLGADHPDVAKQLNNLALLCQNQGKFEEMEQHYARALSIYEALGGPHDPNVAKTKNNLALAYLKQNKYQQAEELYKEILSRERLPAPLGSPNTDAAGDAGQVRVDLALASRVGMGTGWGMGLTGVPWPPQVRRRSSSLSAKLRESIRRGSEKLVSRFRSEGVTAAAGMKRTVSLNTLYMDGARAAGTQVRGRQGTQAKDGRGAMLTGPEARGGRGQAGIRNQGSVGWKGPKDTRMGFTWGWR, encoded by the exons ATGTCCGTGCAGGTGGCCGCCCCCGGCAGCATGGGGCTAGGCCCAGAACACTTGAGCCCTGAGGAGCTGGTGCGGCAGACACGACAAGTGGTTCAGGGGCTGGAGGCCCTCCGTGCGGAGCACCGTGGTCTGGCAGGGCACctggcagaggccctggcaggaCCGGGCCTGGTGGCTGGCACAGAACTGCTGGAAGAAAAGCAGCAGGTGGTGAGCCACTCGCTGGAAGCCATCGAGCTAGGGCTGGGCGAGGCCCAG GTGCTGTTGGCCCTGTCTGCGCATGTGGGTGCACTGGAGGCTGAGAAGCAGCGGCTGCGAGCGCAGGCCCGGCGGCTGGCCCAGGAGAAtgcatggctgcgggaggagctggaggagacACAGCGGAGGCTGCGCACCAGTGAGGAGGCCGTGGCCcagctggaggaggagaagggccaCCTGGAGTTCCTGGGGCAGCTGCGGCAGTATGACCCACCTGCGGAGAGCCAG CAGCCTGAGTCCCCACCTCGTCGAGACAGCCTGGCCTCCCTGTTCCCcagtgaggaggaggaaaggaaag GCCCTGAGGTGGCAGGGGCCGCAGCCGCTCAACAGGGTGGCTATGAGATCCCGGCCCGCCTTCGGACCCTGCACAACCTCGTGATCCAGTATGCAGGGCAGGGCCGCTATGAGGTTGCCGTGCCACTGTGCCGTCAGGCCTTAGAGGACCTGGAGCGGAGTTCAGGCCACTGCCACCCCGATGTGGCCACCATGCTCAACATCCTGGCACTGGTATACCG GGACCAGAACAAGTACAAAGAAGCTACAGACCTTCTCCATGACGCCCTGCAGATCCGGGAACAGACAATGGGCCCTGAGCACCCTGCA GTGGCTGCCACCCTCAACAACCTGGCTGTCCTCTATGGAAAGCGTGGGCGGTACCAGGAGGCAGAGCCCTTATGCCAGCGTGCTCTGGAGATCCGTGAGAAG GTCCTGGGTGCCGACCACCCAGATGTGGCCAAGCAGCTCAACAACCTGGCCCTGCTCTGCCAGAACCAGGGCAAGTTTGAGGAGATGGAGCAGCACTATGCCCGAGCCCTGAGCATTTACGAAGCCCTGGGTGGGCCTCATGACCCAAATGTGGCCAAGACCAAGAACAACCTG GCCTTAGCCTACCTGAAACAGAACAAGTACCAGCAAGCAGAAGAGCTGTACAAAGAAATCCTCAGCAGGGAGCGCCTGCCCGCCCCTCTTG GGTCCCCCAACACAGACGCAGCTGGTGATGCAGGACAGGTAAGGGTGGACTTGGCTTTGGCTTCCAGGGTGGGAATGGGGACTGGGTGGGGCATGGGGCTGACTGGTGTCCCCTGGCCTCCCCAGGTCCGGCGACGGAGCAGCTCTTTGTCCGCCAAGTTGCGTGAGTCTATCCGGCGTGGAAGTGAGAAGCTGGTGTCCCGTTTCAGAAGCGAGGGGGTCACAGCAGCAGCTGG GATGAAGAGAACTGTGTCCCTCAACACGCTGTACATGGATGGTGCAAGGGCCGCTGGGACCCAGGTGAGGGGGAGACAGGGCACGCAGGCCAAGGATGGAAGGGGGGCCATGCTGACAGGCCCAGAggcgaggggagggagaggacaagCTGGCATCAGGAACCAGGGGTCAGTAGGATGGAAGGGACCCAAGGACACACGGATGGGTTTTACTTGGGGGTGGAGGTAG
- the KLC3 gene encoding kinesin light chain 3 isoform X4 → MSVQVAAPGSMGLGPEHLSPEELVRQTRQVVQGLEALRAEHRGLAGHLAEALAGPGLVAGTELLEEKQQVVSHSLEAIELGLGEAQVLLALSAHVGALEAEKQRLRAQARRLAQENAWLREELEETQRRLRTSEEAVAQLEEEKGHLEFLGQLRQYDPPAESQQPESPPRRDSLASLFPSEEEERKGPEVAGAAAAQQGGYEIPARLRTLHNLVIQYAGQGRYEVAVPLCRQALEDLERSSGHCHPDVATMLNILALVYRDQNKYKEATDLLHDALQIREQTMGPEHPAVAATLNNLAVLYGKRGRYQEAEPLCQRALEIREKVLGADHPDVAKQLNNLALLCQNQGKFEEMEQHYARALSIYEALGGPHDPNVAKTKNNLALAYLKQNKYQQAEELYKEILSRERLPAPLGSPNTDAAGDAGQVRVDLALASRVGMGTGWGMGLTGVPWPPQVRRRSSSLSAKLRESIRRGSEKLVSRFRSEGVTAAAGMKRTVSLNTLYMDGARAAGTQLPSRHLSQASRTLSTSTQDLGPR, encoded by the exons ATGTCCGTGCAGGTGGCCGCCCCCGGCAGCATGGGGCTAGGCCCAGAACACTTGAGCCCTGAGGAGCTGGTGCGGCAGACACGACAAGTGGTTCAGGGGCTGGAGGCCCTCCGTGCGGAGCACCGTGGTCTGGCAGGGCACctggcagaggccctggcaggaCCGGGCCTGGTGGCTGGCACAGAACTGCTGGAAGAAAAGCAGCAGGTGGTGAGCCACTCGCTGGAAGCCATCGAGCTAGGGCTGGGCGAGGCCCAG GTGCTGTTGGCCCTGTCTGCGCATGTGGGTGCACTGGAGGCTGAGAAGCAGCGGCTGCGAGCGCAGGCCCGGCGGCTGGCCCAGGAGAAtgcatggctgcgggaggagctggaggagacACAGCGGAGGCTGCGCACCAGTGAGGAGGCCGTGGCCcagctggaggaggagaagggccaCCTGGAGTTCCTGGGGCAGCTGCGGCAGTATGACCCACCTGCGGAGAGCCAG CAGCCTGAGTCCCCACCTCGTCGAGACAGCCTGGCCTCCCTGTTCCCcagtgaggaggaggaaaggaaag GCCCTGAGGTGGCAGGGGCCGCAGCCGCTCAACAGGGTGGCTATGAGATCCCGGCCCGCCTTCGGACCCTGCACAACCTCGTGATCCAGTATGCAGGGCAGGGCCGCTATGAGGTTGCCGTGCCACTGTGCCGTCAGGCCTTAGAGGACCTGGAGCGGAGTTCAGGCCACTGCCACCCCGATGTGGCCACCATGCTCAACATCCTGGCACTGGTATACCG GGACCAGAACAAGTACAAAGAAGCTACAGACCTTCTCCATGACGCCCTGCAGATCCGGGAACAGACAATGGGCCCTGAGCACCCTGCA GTGGCTGCCACCCTCAACAACCTGGCTGTCCTCTATGGAAAGCGTGGGCGGTACCAGGAGGCAGAGCCCTTATGCCAGCGTGCTCTGGAGATCCGTGAGAAG GTCCTGGGTGCCGACCACCCAGATGTGGCCAAGCAGCTCAACAACCTGGCCCTGCTCTGCCAGAACCAGGGCAAGTTTGAGGAGATGGAGCAGCACTATGCCCGAGCCCTGAGCATTTACGAAGCCCTGGGTGGGCCTCATGACCCAAATGTGGCCAAGACCAAGAACAACCTG GCCTTAGCCTACCTGAAACAGAACAAGTACCAGCAAGCAGAAGAGCTGTACAAAGAAATCCTCAGCAGGGAGCGCCTGCCCGCCCCTCTTG GGTCCCCCAACACAGACGCAGCTGGTGATGCAGGACAGGTAAGGGTGGACTTGGCTTTGGCTTCCAGGGTGGGAATGGGGACTGGGTGGGGCATGGGGCTGACTGGTGTCCCCTGGCCTCCCCAGGTCCGGCGACGGAGCAGCTCTTTGTCCGCCAAGTTGCGTGAGTCTATCCGGCGTGGAAGTGAGAAGCTGGTGTCCCGTTTCAGAAGCGAGGGGGTCACAGCAGCAGCTGG GATGAAGAGAACTGTGTCCCTCAACACGCTGTACATGGATGGTGCAAGGGCCGCTGGGACCCAG CTCCCTAGCCGGCACCTGAGTCAAGCCTCTCGGACCCTCAGCACCAGCACCCAGGACCTGGGCCCCCGTTGA
- the KLC3 gene encoding kinesin light chain 3 isoform X2 — MSVQVAAPGSMGLGPEHLSPEELVRQTRQVVQGLEALRAEHRGLAGHLAEALAGPGLVAGTELLEEKQQVVSHSLEAIELGLGEAQVLLALSAHVGALEAEKQRLRAQARRLAQENAWLREELEETQRRLRTSEEAVAQLEEEKGHLEFLGQLRQYDPPAESQQPESPPRRDSLASLFPSEEEERKGPEVAGAAAAQQGGYEIPARLRTLHNLVIQYAGQGRYEVAVPLCRQALEDLERSSGHCHPDVATMLNILALVYRDQNKYKEATDLLHDALQIREQTMGPEHPAVAATLNNLAVLYGKRGRYQEAEPLCQRALEIREKVLGADHPDVAKQLNNLALLCQNQGKFEEMEQHYARALSIYEALGGPHDPNVAKTKNNLALAYLKQNKYQQAEELYKEILSRERLPAPLDAAGDAGQVRVDLALASRVGMGTGWGMGLTGVPWPPQVRRRSSSLSAKLRESIRRGSEKLVSRFRSEGVTAAAGMKRTVSLNTLYMDGARAAGTQVRGRQGTQAKDGRGAMLTGPEARGGRGQAGIRNQGSVGWKGPKDTRMGFTWGWR; from the exons ATGTCCGTGCAGGTGGCCGCCCCCGGCAGCATGGGGCTAGGCCCAGAACACTTGAGCCCTGAGGAGCTGGTGCGGCAGACACGACAAGTGGTTCAGGGGCTGGAGGCCCTCCGTGCGGAGCACCGTGGTCTGGCAGGGCACctggcagaggccctggcaggaCCGGGCCTGGTGGCTGGCACAGAACTGCTGGAAGAAAAGCAGCAGGTGGTGAGCCACTCGCTGGAAGCCATCGAGCTAGGGCTGGGCGAGGCCCAG GTGCTGTTGGCCCTGTCTGCGCATGTGGGTGCACTGGAGGCTGAGAAGCAGCGGCTGCGAGCGCAGGCCCGGCGGCTGGCCCAGGAGAAtgcatggctgcgggaggagctggaggagacACAGCGGAGGCTGCGCACCAGTGAGGAGGCCGTGGCCcagctggaggaggagaagggccaCCTGGAGTTCCTGGGGCAGCTGCGGCAGTATGACCCACCTGCGGAGAGCCAG CAGCCTGAGTCCCCACCTCGTCGAGACAGCCTGGCCTCCCTGTTCCCcagtgaggaggaggaaaggaaag GCCCTGAGGTGGCAGGGGCCGCAGCCGCTCAACAGGGTGGCTATGAGATCCCGGCCCGCCTTCGGACCCTGCACAACCTCGTGATCCAGTATGCAGGGCAGGGCCGCTATGAGGTTGCCGTGCCACTGTGCCGTCAGGCCTTAGAGGACCTGGAGCGGAGTTCAGGCCACTGCCACCCCGATGTGGCCACCATGCTCAACATCCTGGCACTGGTATACCG GGACCAGAACAAGTACAAAGAAGCTACAGACCTTCTCCATGACGCCCTGCAGATCCGGGAACAGACAATGGGCCCTGAGCACCCTGCA GTGGCTGCCACCCTCAACAACCTGGCTGTCCTCTATGGAAAGCGTGGGCGGTACCAGGAGGCAGAGCCCTTATGCCAGCGTGCTCTGGAGATCCGTGAGAAG GTCCTGGGTGCCGACCACCCAGATGTGGCCAAGCAGCTCAACAACCTGGCCCTGCTCTGCCAGAACCAGGGCAAGTTTGAGGAGATGGAGCAGCACTATGCCCGAGCCCTGAGCATTTACGAAGCCCTGGGTGGGCCTCATGACCCAAATGTGGCCAAGACCAAGAACAACCTG GCCTTAGCCTACCTGAAACAGAACAAGTACCAGCAAGCAGAAGAGCTGTACAAAGAAATCCTCAGCAGGGAGCGCCTGCCCGCCCCTCTTG ACGCAGCTGGTGATGCAGGACAGGTAAGGGTGGACTTGGCTTTGGCTTCCAGGGTGGGAATGGGGACTGGGTGGGGCATGGGGCTGACTGGTGTCCCCTGGCCTCCCCAGGTCCGGCGACGGAGCAGCTCTTTGTCCGCCAAGTTGCGTGAGTCTATCCGGCGTGGAAGTGAGAAGCTGGTGTCCCGTTTCAGAAGCGAGGGGGTCACAGCAGCAGCTGG GATGAAGAGAACTGTGTCCCTCAACACGCTGTACATGGATGGTGCAAGGGCCGCTGGGACCCAGGTGAGGGGGAGACAGGGCACGCAGGCCAAGGATGGAAGGGGGGCCATGCTGACAGGCCCAGAggcgaggggagggagaggacaagCTGGCATCAGGAACCAGGGGTCAGTAGGATGGAAGGGACCCAAGGACACACGGATGGGTTTTACTTGGGGGTGGAGGTAG
- the KLC3 gene encoding kinesin light chain 3 isoform X5 → MSVQVAAPGSMGLGPEHLSPEELVRQTRQVVQGLEALRAEHRGLAGHLAEALAGPGLVAGTELLEEKQQVVSHSLEAIELGLGEAQVLLALSAHVGALEAEKQRLRAQARRLAQENAWLREELEETQRRLRTSEEAVAQLEEEKGHLEFLGQLRQYDPPAESQQPESPPRRDSLASLFPSEEEERKGPEVAGAAAAQQGGYEIPARLRTLHNLVIQYAGQGRYEVAVPLCRQALEDLERSSGHCHPDVATMLNILALVYRDQNKYKEATDLLHDALQIREQTMGPEHPAVAATLNNLAVLYGKRGRYQEAEPLCQRALEIREKVLGADHPDVAKQLNNLALLCQNQGKFEEMEQHYARALSIYEALGGPHDPNVAKTKNNLALAYLKQNKYQQAEELYKEILSRERLPAPLDAAGDAGQVRRRSSSLSAKLRESIRRGSEKLVSRFRSEGVTAAAGMKRTVSLNTLYMDGARAAGTQVRGRQGTQAKDGRGAMLTGPEARGGRGQAGIRNQGSVGWKGPKDTRMGFTWGWR, encoded by the exons ATGTCCGTGCAGGTGGCCGCCCCCGGCAGCATGGGGCTAGGCCCAGAACACTTGAGCCCTGAGGAGCTGGTGCGGCAGACACGACAAGTGGTTCAGGGGCTGGAGGCCCTCCGTGCGGAGCACCGTGGTCTGGCAGGGCACctggcagaggccctggcaggaCCGGGCCTGGTGGCTGGCACAGAACTGCTGGAAGAAAAGCAGCAGGTGGTGAGCCACTCGCTGGAAGCCATCGAGCTAGGGCTGGGCGAGGCCCAG GTGCTGTTGGCCCTGTCTGCGCATGTGGGTGCACTGGAGGCTGAGAAGCAGCGGCTGCGAGCGCAGGCCCGGCGGCTGGCCCAGGAGAAtgcatggctgcgggaggagctggaggagacACAGCGGAGGCTGCGCACCAGTGAGGAGGCCGTGGCCcagctggaggaggagaagggccaCCTGGAGTTCCTGGGGCAGCTGCGGCAGTATGACCCACCTGCGGAGAGCCAG CAGCCTGAGTCCCCACCTCGTCGAGACAGCCTGGCCTCCCTGTTCCCcagtgaggaggaggaaaggaaag GCCCTGAGGTGGCAGGGGCCGCAGCCGCTCAACAGGGTGGCTATGAGATCCCGGCCCGCCTTCGGACCCTGCACAACCTCGTGATCCAGTATGCAGGGCAGGGCCGCTATGAGGTTGCCGTGCCACTGTGCCGTCAGGCCTTAGAGGACCTGGAGCGGAGTTCAGGCCACTGCCACCCCGATGTGGCCACCATGCTCAACATCCTGGCACTGGTATACCG GGACCAGAACAAGTACAAAGAAGCTACAGACCTTCTCCATGACGCCCTGCAGATCCGGGAACAGACAATGGGCCCTGAGCACCCTGCA GTGGCTGCCACCCTCAACAACCTGGCTGTCCTCTATGGAAAGCGTGGGCGGTACCAGGAGGCAGAGCCCTTATGCCAGCGTGCTCTGGAGATCCGTGAGAAG GTCCTGGGTGCCGACCACCCAGATGTGGCCAAGCAGCTCAACAACCTGGCCCTGCTCTGCCAGAACCAGGGCAAGTTTGAGGAGATGGAGCAGCACTATGCCCGAGCCCTGAGCATTTACGAAGCCCTGGGTGGGCCTCATGACCCAAATGTGGCCAAGACCAAGAACAACCTG GCCTTAGCCTACCTGAAACAGAACAAGTACCAGCAAGCAGAAGAGCTGTACAAAGAAATCCTCAGCAGGGAGCGCCTGCCCGCCCCTCTTG ACGCAGCTGGTGATGCAGGACAG GTCCGGCGACGGAGCAGCTCTTTGTCCGCCAAGTTGCGTGAGTCTATCCGGCGTGGAAGTGAGAAGCTGGTGTCCCGTTTCAGAAGCGAGGGGGTCACAGCAGCAGCTGG GATGAAGAGAACTGTGTCCCTCAACACGCTGTACATGGATGGTGCAAGGGCCGCTGGGACCCAGGTGAGGGGGAGACAGGGCACGCAGGCCAAGGATGGAAGGGGGGCCATGCTGACAGGCCCAGAggcgaggggagggagaggacaagCTGGCATCAGGAACCAGGGGTCAGTAGGATGGAAGGGACCCAAGGACACACGGATGGGTTTTACTTGGGGGTGGAGGTAG